In a genomic window of uncultured Sphaerochaeta sp.:
- a CDS encoding LysR family transcriptional regulator: MDSGLQKYAALLAVVTHGSFTKAAEKLNYTQSAISRMIRDLEEDWNLTLLERNHTGATLTPDGMLILQHARNLFQAYENLQQRVNEIHGLQCGLIRIGTFSSVATHWLPPIIREFKRAYPDIEYELLLGDYAEIEQWIAEGRVDCGFVRIPTLQKFETQLLEKERLLVVLPEHHKLVSASRVPIRALEDNTFILLERGINVEIKELFQQNGMDVHAHFTTWDDYAIMSMIECGLGISILPELILRRVSFKVVAKELDVPAFRSIGLAVRSMRDRPLVVRKFMEYLPYRNAL, from the coding sequence ATGGATTCTGGGCTTCAAAAATATGCTGCGTTGCTTGCTGTAGTTACGCATGGAAGTTTTACCAAAGCAGCCGAAAAATTGAACTACACTCAATCGGCAATTAGTCGAATGATCCGGGACCTCGAGGAAGACTGGAACCTTACTTTGCTCGAACGTAACCATACTGGAGCAACGCTCACCCCTGATGGGATGCTCATACTCCAGCATGCCAGAAATCTCTTCCAGGCATATGAGAACCTTCAACAGCGAGTGAATGAAATACATGGATTACAGTGTGGTTTGATTAGGATAGGTACTTTTTCGAGTGTAGCGACACATTGGCTGCCTCCCATTATCCGCGAGTTCAAGAGAGCATATCCTGACATAGAGTATGAGCTGCTGCTGGGAGACTACGCAGAAATCGAGCAGTGGATAGCTGAGGGCCGTGTCGATTGTGGTTTTGTCAGAATACCCACCCTCCAGAAATTTGAGACTCAGCTATTGGAAAAAGAACGTTTGTTGGTTGTCTTGCCTGAACACCATAAGCTTGTTTCGGCTTCACGTGTTCCAATTAGAGCACTTGAAGATAACACGTTCATTCTGCTGGAACGGGGGATTAATGTGGAAATCAAGGAGCTTTTCCAACAGAATGGGATGGATGTGCACGCACATTTCACCACATGGGATGATTATGCAATTATGTCGATGATTGAATGTGGATTGGGAATCAGCATTTTGCCCGAACTCATACTGAGACGTGTCTCCTTCAAGGTGGTGGCAAAAGAGCTGGACGTGCCGGCCTTCAGGTCAATCGGGCTGGCAGTACGGAGTATGAGGGACAGACCCTTGGTTGTTCGTAAATTCATGGAGTATCTCCCCTATAGGAATGCTCTGTAG
- a CDS encoding EamA family transporter: MAIMIKRMNGTSAFVLSMVIFGTIGAFVRVIGLSSPLIAFYRGLLGTLYFLPSMRSWITNQPDLLSLWLYRRKLLLSAFLLAGNWILLFEAFRNTTIAIASLLYYTAPLLVLLFSRIGSKERIPMRTLISLVSSFFGMVLLCNVEGNDGYSGKGVLFGMGAALCYAGLIMVNRSLKELPEEHTTPIQLALSTLVLAPYLFLFELESFFPTRVVGWAALAILGFVHSGFGFLLFFQGVKTVEPKKIAILGYLDPLVSVLISVFLFQEILTQWQIVGSLILIVSIVFGRKK; encoded by the coding sequence ATGGCCATCATGATAAAAAGAATGAATGGAACCAGTGCATTTGTACTTTCCATGGTCATATTTGGGACCATCGGAGCCTTTGTCCGCGTAATAGGGCTTTCTTCTCCGCTCATTGCCTTCTATCGAGGCTTGTTGGGAACGCTCTATTTTTTGCCAAGCATGCGCTCTTGGATAACAAATCAGCCAGATCTTCTTTCGCTGTGGTTGTATAGGCGTAAACTTCTTCTCTCTGCTTTTCTGTTGGCAGGCAACTGGATCTTACTGTTTGAAGCTTTCCGAAATACCACAATTGCCATCGCATCCTTGTTGTATTACACCGCACCTCTTCTTGTTTTGTTGTTCTCGAGGATAGGATCGAAAGAGCGTATTCCTATGAGGACTCTCATCTCCTTGGTTTCATCATTCTTTGGAATGGTGCTTCTCTGTAATGTTGAAGGGAACGACGGGTATAGTGGAAAAGGGGTTCTCTTTGGGATGGGCGCAGCTTTGTGTTATGCGGGCCTCATTATGGTCAATCGAAGCTTGAAGGAGCTTCCTGAGGAACACACTACACCGATTCAACTGGCCTTATCCACACTGGTATTGGCTCCCTACCTTTTCCTGTTTGAACTTGAGTCTTTCTTTCCAACACGAGTGGTGGGGTGGGCAGCGCTTGCTATACTGGGTTTTGTTCACTCGGGATTTGGGTTTCTCCTCTTTTTTCAAGGTGTCAAGACCGTAGAGCCAAAAAAGATAGCCATCTTGGGCTACCTTGATCCGCTTGTATCTGTGTTGATTTCAGTTTTCCTTTTCCAGGAGATTCTTACGCAATGGCAGATAGTGGGTTCTCTCATTCTTATCGTATCCATCGTGTTTGGGCGTAAGAAATAG
- a CDS encoding GGDEF domain-containing protein produces MRTLLPDFLRGLVSSLMYMLLLFTLTKTKLEGRRKTILFMALAFATNIGSSFWFYIQGDLTGLSRFTILLFILVAILLKPLTKLSIMQWSFTFLTSINIAMMIIALSFYLGRLFPSPEYPHIAIRFLLYVLVIYLFKRFFLNAYQSVVKNWPSFSILMMFIFLNLAYYFFVTDDIKLTLEQNRLPILLLVALSLAAYGTIFYSLNKLASLYALEQENLMIHEEQGKLQAVAQEMEKYAKYDMLTSLPNRRYFFEHLEALVAKQVKETHISAVLYIDLDTFKAINDTYGHDVGDGVLIAVGNRLKTCVRESDFVARLGGDEFAVILHDIEERDHVKSLAQRMHAAIQESIQVGTLGCTVNASIGVAFITESEMNSETLLRNADAAMYEIKRKGKGGVCMFGDCQA; encoded by the coding sequence ATGAGAACACTCCTTCCTGACTTCTTGCGGGGCTTGGTTTCCTCGCTCATGTATATGCTCCTGCTCTTCACCCTGACCAAAACCAAGTTGGAGGGTCGCAGAAAAACCATCCTCTTCATGGCTTTGGCCTTTGCCACCAATATCGGCAGTTCCTTCTGGTTCTACATCCAAGGGGATCTGACCGGCCTCTCACGATTCACCATACTCTTGTTCATTCTGGTGGCCATTCTCCTCAAGCCACTGACCAAGCTGAGCATCATGCAGTGGTCCTTCACCTTTCTCACCTCGATCAACATCGCCATGATGATCATAGCCCTCAGCTTCTATCTGGGTCGGCTTTTCCCCTCCCCTGAGTATCCGCATATCGCAATTCGCTTTCTTCTCTATGTTTTGGTGATTTATCTGTTCAAGCGGTTCTTCCTCAACGCCTACCAGTCAGTGGTGAAGAACTGGCCATCCTTTTCGATACTGATGATGTTCATCTTTCTCAATCTGGCCTACTACTTCTTTGTCACGGACGATATCAAGCTGACCTTGGAGCAGAACCGACTGCCGATACTTCTGTTGGTGGCCCTCTCTCTGGCAGCCTACGGTACCATTTTCTATTCACTGAACAAGCTTGCATCCCTCTATGCCCTCGAGCAAGAGAACCTGATGATTCATGAGGAGCAAGGAAAACTCCAAGCGGTCGCCCAGGAGATGGAAAAGTATGCCAAGTATGACATGCTCACCAGTCTGCCGAACAGACGCTACTTCTTCGAGCATTTGGAGGCGCTTGTTGCCAAGCAGGTGAAGGAAACGCACATATCTGCAGTTCTCTACATCGATCTGGATACCTTCAAGGCAATCAATGACACCTACGGTCATGATGTGGGTGATGGGGTGCTCATTGCTGTGGGCAACCGTCTGAAAACGTGCGTGCGCGAATCGGATTTTGTCGCCAGGCTCGGCGGAGATGAGTTTGCGGTCATCCTCCATGACATCGAGGAACGGGATCACGTGAAAAGTCTTGCCCAGAGAATGCATGCCGCAATCCAGGAGAGCATCCAGGTCGGCACACTGGGCTGTACGGTCAACGCCTCGATCGGGGTTGCGTTCATCACGGAATCGGAGATGAACAGCGAGACACTGCTGCGGAATGCAGATGCTGCCATGTATGAGATCAAGCGCAAGGGTAAAGGCGGCGTCTGCATGTTTGGGGATTGCCAAGCCTAA
- a CDS encoding GNAT family N-acetyltransferase, which produces MKIILETERLLLRELTQENYPMLSAILQDPQTMYAYEGPFSDEETQAWLERNLKRYKEDGFGLWAVVLKETGAMVGQAGLTWQSIGDTKVLEIGYLFNRAYWGKGYATEAAIACKHYAFSVLQAQEVYSIIRDTNSASMHVAMRAGMQVRTRFTKHYRGVDMPHLAFSVKRDDKHT; this is translated from the coding sequence ATGAAGATCATCCTTGAAACGGAACGTCTGCTGCTTCGGGAACTGACACAGGAAAACTATCCGATGCTGTCTGCAATCCTGCAGGATCCCCAGACCATGTATGCGTATGAAGGGCCTTTTTCGGATGAGGAAACACAAGCGTGGCTTGAGCGGAATCTGAAGCGATACAAAGAGGATGGATTCGGCCTCTGGGCAGTTGTCCTCAAAGAGACCGGGGCCATGGTAGGGCAGGCAGGGCTTACCTGGCAAAGCATCGGCGACACCAAAGTCCTGGAGATTGGGTATCTGTTCAACCGTGCGTACTGGGGCAAGGGGTATGCAACAGAAGCTGCCATTGCCTGCAAGCACTATGCGTTTTCGGTCCTACAGGCCCAGGAGGTGTACTCCATCATCCGTGATACGAACAGTGCATCGATGCACGTGGCGATGAGGGCCGGCATGCAGGTACGAACGCGTTTCACCAAACACTATCGTGGTGTAGACATGCCCCATCTTGCTTTTTCTGTGAAACGGGATGACAAGCATACGTGA
- a CDS encoding ABC transporter permease, with protein MIRSLPSSKKYRYGFTLFIVLYFIFLFAPLVVTMVLAFNDSMYPSLPWQGATLDWFFGNGPKKYGIFHDQTNLRSLFTSFKVAFAVMIVSTFLGTCAAFLFEQENFRFKGALYFLMIAPLVIPGVILGISILMFSNTIGLFIEDHLNIYVPFLGPGFPLVVLGQSSFISTIVALVVSARLKKFDRTLEEAAYNLGANKAEVLWFITLKYLRPSIIGGAAMAFLMSFENFNTTIFLVGSQATLPINMYMQVRDGSTPVINAISFLLILGTSIFAVVNLSKGNKKLL; from the coding sequence ATGATCAGAAGTTTGCCTTCCTCGAAGAAGTACCGATATGGATTCACTCTCTTCATCGTCCTCTATTTCATCTTCCTCTTTGCCCCGTTGGTGGTAACCATGGTGCTTGCCTTCAACGACTCCATGTACCCTTCCCTTCCTTGGCAAGGAGCCACCCTCGACTGGTTCTTCGGCAACGGCCCCAAGAAGTATGGCATCTTCCATGACCAGACGAATCTCAGGAGCCTGTTCACCTCGTTCAAGGTGGCCTTCGCCGTCATGATCGTCTCCACATTCCTGGGAACCTGTGCTGCCTTTCTCTTTGAGCAAGAGAACTTCCGCTTCAAGGGAGCACTCTACTTTCTGATGATAGCTCCCTTGGTCATTCCGGGCGTCATCCTGGGCATCTCGATCCTGATGTTCTCCAACACCATCGGCCTGTTCATTGAGGACCATCTGAACATCTATGTACCGTTCCTCGGCCCCGGCTTTCCTCTGGTAGTGCTCGGCCAGTCCTCATTCATCTCCACCATCGTTGCCCTGGTCGTTTCAGCAAGGCTGAAAAAGTTCGACAGGACCTTGGAGGAAGCAGCCTACAACCTGGGAGCGAACAAGGCTGAGGTCTTGTGGTTCATCACCCTCAAGTATCTCAGACCCTCCATCATAGGCGGGGCGGCAATGGCTTTTCTGATGTCGTTCGAGAACTTCAACACCACCATCTTCCTCGTCGGTTCGCAGGCTACGCTTCCGATCAACATGTACATGCAGGTACGCGATGGGTCGACCCCGGTGATCAACGCCATCTCCTTCCTCCTGATCCTCGGCACGTCCATTTTCGCGGTGGTGAATCTTTCCAAAGGAAACAAGAAGCTCCTCTGA
- a CDS encoding ABC transporter permease: MMKNRQHIKWGFLFFFLPVVLWLFLLIVLPHLELLRLSFTKANSGKLTLDNYLAFFREPIYWLTFVRTAGYSILVTFLVMVISLPVSFYISKMVRGRMTGALMIFILVPFWVSELIRVYGWMILLRESGILNHFLVSVGLFKEPVEMLYNDISMIMGLVYTSMLFMVVPVIGVMDDLDNSIIEAAYDLGASKLAIWRTIIIPHCASGLVNGGIIVFMLVLGSYLTPNLMGGKNSLWFTEQIYNQIILYFNWNQGAAFGFLLLALSSLIIWILLKLTKQNLKEVVKK; this comes from the coding sequence ATGATGAAGAATAGACAACACATCAAATGGGGATTTCTCTTCTTCTTCCTCCCTGTAGTCCTGTGGCTTTTTCTTTTGATCGTACTGCCACATCTGGAACTGCTGAGACTCTCCTTCACCAAAGCCAATAGCGGAAAGCTCACCTTGGACAACTATCTGGCTTTCTTCCGTGAGCCCATCTACTGGCTTACGTTCGTTCGCACCGCAGGGTACTCCATTCTGGTCACCTTCCTGGTGATGGTCATCTCCCTGCCGGTCTCCTTCTACATCTCCAAGATGGTGCGGGGAAGGATGACCGGAGCCCTGATGATCTTCATCCTGGTTCCCTTCTGGGTCAGCGAACTCATCCGCGTCTATGGCTGGATGATCTTGCTCAGGGAGAGCGGCATCCTCAACCACTTCCTGGTCTCCGTCGGCCTCTTCAAGGAGCCGGTTGAGATGCTTTACAACGACATCTCCATGATCATGGGGCTTGTGTACACCAGCATGCTCTTCATGGTGGTGCCCGTCATCGGGGTGATGGATGACCTCGACAACTCCATCATAGAAGCTGCCTATGACCTGGGAGCCTCCAAGCTGGCCATCTGGAGAACGATTATCATTCCCCACTGTGCCTCGGGTCTCGTCAACGGCGGCATCATCGTCTTCATGCTGGTGCTGGGAAGCTATCTCACCCCGAACCTTATGGGAGGCAAGAACTCGCTGTGGTTCACCGAGCAGATCTACAACCAGATCATCCTCTACTTCAACTGGAACCAGGGGGCAGCATTCGGATTCCTCCTTCTTGCCCTCTCCTCGCTCATCATCTGGATCTTGCTCAAGCTGACTAAACAAAACCTGAAGGAGGTGGTGAAAAAATGA
- a CDS encoding ABC transporter ATP-binding protein, whose product MDSALSVQNVTKRFGDFTAVDQVSFEVEDGKFFSILGPSGCGKTTLLRMIAGFYKPDGGTLLFNGKNMDGVAPNKRPVNLVFQNLALFPMMNVHENIAFGLRRRGEKGPEVDRKVRSLLERVGLPESGKKQISQLSGGQKQRIAIARCLIMEPSVLLLDEPLGALDAKLREHMKVELKTLQSQVGTTFVYITHDQSEAMVMSDMVAVMNNGHFEQIGSPQELYHEPKSSFVAQFVGNNNKLRVKLHRDAEGDTVARYADRYDFKLAQKFEESGAEDEYDLFIRPEAVIINPGEGRENFQTVPVDVTSILFDGGNSRLMVKPLGTDGELVVALPQTREYDFIRSGDRIQVGWDLNKTICFRRSDWKLYDEE is encoded by the coding sequence ATGGATAGTGCACTCTCAGTACAAAACGTCACCAAGCGATTTGGTGATTTCACCGCAGTTGACCAAGTATCGTTTGAAGTGGAAGACGGCAAATTCTTCTCCATTCTCGGCCCCTCCGGATGCGGCAAGACCACACTGCTGCGCATGATCGCCGGCTTTTACAAGCCGGATGGGGGAACGCTCCTGTTCAATGGCAAGAACATGGACGGGGTGGCCCCCAATAAGCGGCCGGTGAACCTGGTCTTCCAGAATCTGGCACTCTTCCCCATGATGAATGTCCATGAGAACATTGCATTCGGCTTGCGCCGAAGAGGAGAGAAAGGTCCTGAAGTCGACAGGAAAGTCCGCTCGCTTCTGGAGCGGGTCGGGCTTCCCGAATCGGGCAAGAAACAGATCAGCCAGCTCTCCGGCGGTCAGAAACAACGCATTGCCATCGCGCGATGCCTGATCATGGAACCAAGCGTACTCTTGCTCGATGAGCCTTTGGGCGCCCTCGATGCAAAACTGCGGGAACATATGAAAGTGGAGCTCAAGACACTGCAATCGCAGGTGGGAACCACCTTCGTCTACATCACCCACGACCAGAGCGAAGCCATGGTCATGAGCGATATGGTTGCAGTGATGAACAACGGCCATTTTGAGCAGATCGGTTCTCCGCAAGAGCTCTACCATGAACCCAAGTCCTCATTCGTAGCCCAGTTCGTGGGAAACAACAACAAGCTGAGAGTGAAACTGCATCGTGATGCAGAAGGCGATACCGTCGCCCGCTATGCAGACCGCTACGATTTCAAACTCGCCCAGAAATTTGAGGAGAGTGGAGCGGAGGATGAGTATGACCTCTTCATCCGCCCTGAAGCGGTCATCATCAACCCAGGGGAGGGTCGGGAAAACTTCCAGACGGTCCCGGTTGACGTCACCTCCATCCTCTTTGATGGAGGCAACAGCCGCCTGATGGTCAAGCCGCTGGGAACCGACGGCGAGTTGGTGGTGGCCCTCCCCCAGACACGGGAGTATGACTTTATCCGTAGTGGCGATCGCATCCAGGTCGGGTGGGACCTGAACAAGACCATCTGCTTCAGACGAAGTGACTGGAAGTTATATGATGAAGAATAG
- a CDS encoding extracellular solute-binding protein, which yields MKKVVLVLMVLVVVGGMLFAQAAAETKNPVLRVITWSGYAPQELLDKFTAETGYKVEVTLSNNEEMISKLRATRGGGFDLAQPSQDRISSVVEQYGIYQPIDYTRLNTAQIDPSLLEAVKKNTLVDGKSYAVPHVYGTEGLVVNKAKAPDIKDFKDLLDPKYAGRVSYRLKRPTLIGMGFSLGYDPFALYSDPAAYQKFLDEMEKVLIAGKPSVKTYWDNGDQLLQSLRSEEVWAASAWEQAGWKLHSENPNIDYLAPTSGALAWVDTFAIPAKSENLDAAYAYIDFMLRAENAAFFTNRETYGTASKDAVNYLDPEIKANFTRGLPPEVLANINWYPTVPAGIEEMEGKTLDKIKAAR from the coding sequence ATGAAGAAAGTTGTTCTTGTGCTCATGGTCCTGGTGGTAGTGGGCGGAATGCTCTTTGCCCAAGCTGCTGCAGAAACCAAGAATCCCGTACTGCGTGTCATCACCTGGTCTGGCTATGCTCCGCAGGAGCTGCTCGACAAGTTCACCGCAGAAACCGGCTACAAGGTTGAGGTGACCCTCAGCAACAACGAGGAGATGATCAGCAAACTCCGTGCAACCCGTGGCGGTGGGTTTGACCTTGCCCAACCTTCCCAAGACCGCATCTCTTCGGTAGTGGAGCAATACGGTATCTACCAGCCGATAGACTATACCCGCCTGAATACCGCCCAGATCGACCCTTCCCTGCTTGAGGCAGTGAAGAAGAACACACTGGTGGATGGCAAATCCTATGCAGTACCCCATGTCTATGGGACGGAAGGCCTGGTGGTCAACAAGGCGAAAGCCCCCGACATCAAGGACTTCAAGGACTTGCTCGATCCCAAGTATGCAGGAAGAGTCTCCTACCGCCTGAAGAGACCCACCCTCATCGGCATGGGCTTCTCCCTTGGTTACGATCCGTTTGCACTCTACTCCGATCCTGCTGCCTACCAGAAGTTCCTCGACGAGATGGAAAAGGTGCTGATCGCAGGCAAGCCTTCGGTAAAGACCTATTGGGACAACGGAGACCAGCTTCTGCAGTCACTGCGCTCGGAAGAAGTTTGGGCCGCATCGGCTTGGGAACAGGCTGGATGGAAGCTGCACTCCGAGAACCCGAACATCGATTATCTTGCCCCAACCAGCGGAGCACTTGCCTGGGTTGATACCTTTGCAATCCCGGCCAAGAGTGAGAACCTCGATGCAGCCTATGCCTACATCGACTTCATGCTGAGAGCTGAGAACGCCGCGTTCTTCACCAACCGTGAAACCTACGGTACGGCATCCAAGGATGCAGTGAACTATCTGGACCCGGAGATCAAGGCAAACTTTACCCGTGGTCTTCCCCCTGAAGTCCTGGCGAACATCAACTGGTACCCAACCGTACCGGCTGGGATTGAGGAGATGGAAGGAAAGACACTCGACAAGATCAAAGCTGCCCGCTGA
- a CDS encoding ROK family transcriptional regulator: MDSPRRTRLINSSRIIHRLWIEDELSRADLAARLGLNRSSVSNIVADLMQRGIVRENEIIDPGPKGGRRAIGITLNKEYFHVIGIEIRSDSSTALSVDLEGKVLFSETQPKGFNAKNFGPDAKAFIAELAQRLQSMGRHLLGVGLGFSGIVDAERQQIIRSVSLDFTKPFDFSTEVASAFPFPVFLENDANCGAWGEVIFQRKRKLRNFLFVLIEFWKAYDAQTGLARPTVGLGFGFDGKIHRGSHNQAGEFKSVLNRNPLSSEQVEVDRTISVTDDTGALHRYLGEVCENLAFLINTLDIAHVFIGGNVETIETVMPEMLRSALKANSLDHSDEGIQIQFSSLGYQAVSFGAAALVLDKVLMNLEPLSEYATQKELPLFHLLA; the protein is encoded by the coding sequence ATGGACAGTCCTCGGAGAACAAGGCTCATCAATTCCTCGAGAATCATACACCGTTTGTGGATAGAAGATGAGTTGAGCCGTGCTGACTTGGCTGCTCGGCTGGGACTGAATCGTTCGTCTGTTTCCAATATCGTTGCGGACCTCATGCAACGGGGCATAGTAAGGGAAAACGAAATCATTGATCCAGGTCCCAAAGGGGGGAGAAGAGCCATAGGGATTACGTTGAACAAGGAGTATTTCCATGTAATCGGTATTGAGATCCGTTCGGATTCCTCTACTGCTCTCTCCGTTGACTTGGAAGGAAAGGTTCTGTTCTCAGAGACTCAGCCGAAAGGTTTCAATGCCAAGAATTTCGGTCCGGATGCCAAGGCCTTTATAGCTGAGCTGGCCCAGCGGCTGCAAAGCATGGGCCGTCATCTTTTGGGTGTTGGCCTTGGTTTCTCAGGCATTGTTGATGCAGAGAGGCAACAGATCATTCGTTCCGTTTCCCTGGATTTCACCAAACCCTTTGATTTCTCTACCGAAGTAGCATCAGCGTTTCCATTTCCGGTATTCCTGGAAAACGATGCCAACTGCGGGGCATGGGGTGAGGTCATCTTCCAAAGGAAGCGAAAACTCAGGAACTTCCTTTTTGTTTTGATTGAATTCTGGAAAGCCTACGATGCCCAAACAGGATTGGCCAGGCCAACCGTCGGGCTTGGCTTCGGTTTTGATGGGAAAATCCACCGGGGCAGTCATAATCAGGCAGGCGAGTTCAAAAGCGTACTGAACCGCAATCCCTTGTCATCAGAACAAGTGGAAGTGGATAGGACCATTTCCGTGACCGACGATACGGGTGCTTTGCATAGGTATTTGGGTGAAGTATGCGAGAACCTGGCATTTCTCATCAATACCCTGGATATTGCGCATGTCTTCATAGGAGGAAATGTGGAAACCATCGAGACGGTCATGCCGGAAATGCTTCGTTCTGCACTGAAGGCAAACTCTCTGGACCACAGCGATGAAGGGATCCAGATTCAGTTTTCCTCACTTGGGTATCAGGCCGTCTCCTTCGGGGCAGCAGCGCTGGTTCTCGACAAGGTGTTGATGAATCTGGAACCACTTTCAGAGTACGCAACCCAAAAGGAACTTCCGCTTTTTCATCTCTTGGCATAA
- a CDS encoding extracellular solute-binding protein codes for MNMKRLLSTILISLLLVPALLFAAGTKEQAKDSAGDGIITLSVYHFLDQTDKTTAPNFQYLVDVFEKANPNIRLTFEYGYGEAFHDKLQTMAMSGQLPDIVLLYPGERTSQVTNAGLVQDLRPYLSGHEDEFADMAMQGQGENGEIWELPEDISITSIMFTNNRLLKELGLTLPKTYEELLAQGPVIRAAGLIPISIANKDAWPMQSCVAGMLVERACGLPWFDKAIAGEARFDDPEFVYALQIIKDLTDKQMLSPGTNQLAYGQGLDDFVQEKAVYFIDGGWTVNNMVGELTAEQKAYMSLESFPDIPNQKGQSLSTSATAGQGFGMNAKLSKAESDAAWEWIWFYSGPEGSAIRQRFGRLPAYNLAEPKDADPMIQKLVAYAGKVPMGYVMDSVLAAEPIGTFNINLQNMMFGTKTPKQVAQELEAMVAAVGR; via the coding sequence ATGAACATGAAACGGTTGCTCAGCACGATTCTCATTTCGTTGCTTCTCGTTCCTGCCCTGCTGTTTGCTGCAGGCACCAAGGAACAAGCAAAGGATTCGGCGGGTGATGGCATCATCACGTTGTCTGTCTATCACTTCCTTGATCAGACAGATAAAACCACAGCGCCCAATTTCCAGTATCTGGTTGACGTCTTTGAGAAGGCAAATCCGAATATCAGACTTACCTTCGAGTATGGATATGGGGAGGCCTTCCACGACAAGTTGCAGACCATGGCAATGAGTGGGCAACTTCCTGATATCGTCCTGCTGTATCCTGGGGAACGGACAAGCCAGGTAACCAATGCAGGGTTGGTGCAGGACTTGCGTCCCTATCTGAGCGGGCATGAGGATGAGTTTGCCGATATGGCAATGCAAGGCCAGGGAGAGAACGGAGAGATCTGGGAACTTCCTGAAGATATCAGCATCACCTCCATCATGTTCACCAACAACCGATTGCTCAAAGAGCTTGGACTTACTTTGCCCAAGACCTATGAGGAGTTGCTGGCGCAGGGACCTGTCATCAGGGCAGCCGGCCTGATCCCGATTTCCATCGCCAACAAGGATGCATGGCCGATGCAATCATGTGTTGCGGGCATGCTGGTGGAACGAGCCTGTGGACTTCCGTGGTTCGACAAGGCCATTGCAGGAGAAGCGCGCTTTGATGATCCCGAGTTTGTGTATGCCCTGCAGATCATCAAGGATCTCACGGACAAACAGATGCTTTCCCCTGGAACCAACCAACTGGCCTATGGTCAGGGTCTTGACGATTTTGTCCAGGAGAAAGCTGTCTACTTCATCGATGGCGGCTGGACCGTGAACAATATGGTCGGCGAGTTGACTGCAGAGCAAAAAGCCTACATGAGCTTGGAATCATTTCCTGATATTCCCAACCAGAAGGGCCAGAGTCTTTCCACCTCGGCAACGGCAGGACAAGGGTTCGGGATGAATGCAAAGCTTTCAAAGGCTGAATCAGACGCAGCTTGGGAGTGGATTTGGTTCTATTCCGGTCCCGAAGGCTCAGCGATCAGACAGAGATTCGGAAGACTTCCGGCCTACAACCTTGCAGAGCCCAAGGATGCTGATCCCATGATCCAGAAATTGGTGGCGTATGCGGGCAAGGTGCCGATGGGATATGTGATGGATTCAGTGCTAGCCGCTGAACCGATCGGCACGTTCAACATCAATCTCCAGAACATGATGTTTGGTACCAAGACTCCGAAGCAAGTCGCTCAGGAACTGGAGGCCATGGTAGCGGCCGTTGGCCGATAG
- a CDS encoding sugar ABC transporter permease encodes MTFSQQKRMSYYAFLAPGLLLFASIIIFPVAYSLTLSFTSFGGYGTPEFIGLGNYAKIISDEVFLHSLRNNLLIVAISVFGQIPLGFLLAYLLHRKMVRNGDFYQTMIFLPITISPVVVALLWNQIFSSSGMVVALIRRLTGESQYVIRIFEDKQLAILPILFVLLWMHTGTYMIIFYANLQKMTPSLLEAAQIDGANESQMMMRIILPSMVGTIATTAIFAISGSLKAFDLIYAMTGGGPAHFTEVIAIYMYINTFKYYKYGFGSAASMIIVLLAVGLILLLQYISRKFERRFE; translated from the coding sequence ATGACATTCTCACAGCAAAAACGAATGAGCTACTATGCATTTCTTGCTCCTGGGCTGCTGTTGTTTGCCTCCATCATCATATTCCCGGTGGCATACAGCCTGACCTTGAGCTTTACCTCGTTCGGGGGGTATGGTACTCCAGAATTCATTGGATTGGGGAATTATGCCAAGATTATCAGTGATGAGGTGTTTCTCCACTCATTGAGGAACAATCTCCTGATTGTTGCCATCTCCGTATTCGGCCAGATTCCCTTGGGCTTTCTCTTAGCATATCTCTTGCACCGAAAGATGGTTCGCAACGGGGATTTTTACCAGACCATGATTTTCCTGCCCATCACCATCTCTCCGGTAGTGGTTGCTCTCTTGTGGAACCAAATCTTCTCCTCATCGGGAATGGTGGTGGCCCTGATACGGCGCTTGACTGGGGAGAGCCAGTATGTGATACGCATATTCGAAGACAAGCAACTGGCAATTCTTCCGATTCTCTTCGTCCTGCTCTGGATGCATACCGGAACCTATATGATCATCTTCTATGCAAATCTCCAGAAAATGACACCATCGCTTCTGGAAGCAGCCCAGATTGATGGAGCCAATGAGTCGCAGATGATGATGCGCATCATTCTCCCAAGCATGGTGGGTACCATTGCAACCACAGCAATCTTTGCAATCTCAGGAAGCCTGAAAGCCTTCGATCTGATCTATGCAATGACGGGAGGCGGCCCTGCCCACTTTACCGAAGTCATTGCCATCTATATGTATATCAACACCTTCAAATACTATAAGTACGGCTTTGGGAGTGCTGCATCCATGATCATCGTACTGCTGGCCGTCGGCTTGATTCTCCTGCTGCAATACATCAGCAGGAAGTTTGAGCGCAGGTTCGAGTAG